Proteins encoded together in one Roseibacterium elongatum DSM 19469 window:
- the gltX gene encoding glutamate--tRNA ligase: MTVTRFAPSPTGYIHVGNLRTALFNFLIAKKAGGTFILRLDDTDPDRSKPEYADAIQEDLEWLGLTWDRLERQSDRLDRYAAAADELREKGRFYEAWETPTELDLKRKKQLNMGQPPVYDRAALKLSDEDKARLRAERGAGVWRFKLDHERIEWEDGILGPLSIDAASVSDPVLIRADGQVLYTIASVVDDTDMGITHVVRGSDHVTNTATQIQIMAALGHDAPNFAHHSLLTGPQGEALSKRLGTLSLRDLRAAGMEPMALLSHMARIGSSQPVDLARSIDELAEGFDLGHFGSAPTKFDVDDIWPLSARYLHGLEFEAVKDEIAALGVPAPLAPTFWDVARANIATRADLPGWWALFRDGAEPLVAEEDREFVAQAFAMLPEPPYDETTWATWTAAVKEATGRKGKGLFMPLRKAVTGLERGPEMADVMPLLQKKPSL, encoded by the coding sequence ATGACCGTCACCCGCTTTGCGCCCTCGCCCACCGGCTATATCCATGTCGGCAACCTGCGCACCGCGCTGTTCAACTTCCTGATCGCGAAAAAGGCGGGCGGAACATTCATCCTGCGCCTCGACGATACCGACCCGGACCGCTCCAAGCCCGAATATGCCGACGCCATCCAGGAAGACCTCGAATGGCTGGGCCTGACCTGGGATCGGTTGGAACGTCAGTCCGACCGCCTCGACCGCTACGCCGCCGCCGCGGACGAGCTGCGTGAAAAGGGCCGTTTCTACGAGGCGTGGGAGACACCGACCGAGCTGGACCTCAAGCGCAAGAAGCAGCTGAACATGGGCCAGCCGCCGGTCTATGACCGCGCCGCGCTGAAGCTGTCGGACGAGGACAAGGCCCGCCTGCGCGCCGAGCGGGGGGCCGGTGTCTGGCGCTTCAAGCTCGATCACGAGCGGATCGAGTGGGAGGATGGCATCCTCGGCCCGCTCTCCATCGACGCGGCCAGCGTGTCCGACCCGGTGCTGATCCGCGCCGACGGGCAGGTGCTTTATACCATCGCCTCGGTCGTCGATGACACCGATATGGGGATCACCCATGTCGTACGCGGCTCGGATCACGTGACCAACACCGCGACGCAGATCCAGATCATGGCAGCGCTTGGCCATGACGCCCCGAATTTTGCCCACCATTCGCTGCTGACCGGCCCGCAGGGCGAGGCGTTGTCGAAGCGCCTCGGCACGCTGTCCCTGCGCGATCTGCGCGCGGCGGGGATGGAGCCGATGGCGCTGCTATCGCACATGGCGCGGATCGGATCATCGCAGCCCGTGGACCTGGCCCGGTCCATTGACGAACTGGCCGAGGGTTTTGATCTCGGTCATTTCGGCTCGGCCCCCACCAAGTTCGATGTCGATGACATCTGGCCACTCTCGGCGCGCTACCTGCACGGGCTGGAGTTCGAGGCGGTGAAGGACGAGATCGCGGCGCTGGGCGTGCCCGCCCCCCTCGCGCCGACCTTCTGGGACGTGGCGCGCGCCAATATCGCCACCCGCGCCGATCTGCCCGGTTGGTGGGCGCTGTTCCGCGATGGGGCGGAGCCGCTCGTTGCCGAGGAGGATCGCGAGTTCGTGGCCCAGGCCTTCGCCATGCTGCCCGAGCCGCCCTATGACGAGACGACGTGGGCCACCTGGACCGCAGCGGTGAAAGAGGCGACAGGCCGCAAGGGCAAGGGCCTTTTCATGCCATTGCGCAAGGCCGTGACGGGCCTGGAGCGCGGCCCCGAAATGGCCGACGTGATGCCCCTGCTGCAGAAAAAGCCCAGCCTCTGA
- a CDS encoding metallopeptidase family protein: protein MSEGSDIADWQAPGLGEIEALALAAIAALPGVYAAAARAVVLRVEDFAPEEMLREMEMDSPFELTGLYEGIPLTEKSVMDQPMGPDTIWLFRRPILDEWVERGNVTLGELVTHVLVHELAHHFGWSDADIARVDPWWD from the coding sequence ATGAGCGAGGGGTCGGATATCGCCGATTGGCAGGCGCCCGGATTGGGCGAGATCGAGGCGCTGGCGCTGGCCGCCATCGCGGCGCTGCCCGGCGTCTACGCGGCGGCTGCGCGCGCGGTTGTCCTGCGGGTCGAGGACTTTGCGCCCGAGGAGATGCTGCGAGAGATGGAGATGGACAGCCCGTTCGAGTTGACGGGTCTTTACGAGGGCATCCCGCTGACCGAAAAATCGGTGATGGATCAACCCATGGGACCGGACACGATCTGGCTGTTTCGCCGTCCGATCCTGGATGAATGGGTCGAGCGGGGGAACGTGACGCTGGGCGAGCTGGTGACGCATGTTCTGGTCCATGAACTGGCGCACCATTTCGGATGGTCCGACGCGGATATCGCCCGCGTCGATCCATGGTGGGACTAG
- a CDS encoding cryptochrome/photolyase family protein has product MSDTPRLILVLGDQLSPELSALAEADKSRDVVVMAEVADEASYVPHHPKKIAFLFAAMRKFAAQLRDDGWRVEYTRLDDAQNTGSIPGELLRHAEGIGAKEVLATEPGEFRLIAALEECPIPVHQFPDTRFLASHGEFEEWAEGRKDLRMEWFYREMRRKTGLLMDGDKPEGGKWNYDHDNRKPAPDKITFGGPMQFTSDDTVEEVLDLVERRFDNNFGELRPFWFATDRGQARQALSHFIRNALPDFGDFQDAMLAENRFLYHSVISMYLNAGLLTWQEICDAAADAYAKGDAPLNAVEGFIRQIIGWREYMRGIYFREGPDYTRKNWLNHQRKLPGFYWDAQTDMLCVAKAVEQTRDEAYAHHIQRLMVTGNFALLAGIDPHQVHEWYLAVYADAYEWVEAPNVIGMSQFADGGIVGSKPYVSGGNYINKMSNYCKSCRYDVAVKTGEGGCPFNYLYWGFLHRHRDRFGKNPRMAQMYRTWSRMSDDKRQATLDSAERFLQRMSQGDRV; this is encoded by the coding sequence GTGAGCGACACCCCCCGCCTGATCCTTGTGCTGGGCGACCAGCTTTCGCCCGAGCTGTCCGCCCTGGCCGAGGCGGATAAATCTCGCGACGTGGTCGTGATGGCCGAGGTCGCGGACGAGGCCTCTTACGTCCCGCACCACCCCAAAAAGATCGCCTTTCTCTTCGCCGCCATGCGCAAATTCGCGGCGCAACTGCGCGATGACGGCTGGCGGGTCGAATACACGCGCCTTGATGATGCGCAGAATACCGGCTCCATCCCCGGCGAGCTTCTGCGCCATGCCGAAGGGATCGGCGCCAAGGAGGTGTTGGCCACCGAGCCGGGCGAGTTTCGCCTGATCGCCGCGCTGGAAGAGTGCCCCATCCCCGTCCACCAGTTCCCCGACACGCGCTTCCTCGCCTCGCATGGCGAGTTCGAAGAGTGGGCCGAAGGCCGCAAGGACCTCAGGATGGAGTGGTTCTACCGCGAGATGCGGCGCAAGACCGGCCTCTTGATGGACGGCGACAAGCCCGAGGGCGGCAAGTGGAATTACGACCACGATAACCGCAAACCAGCGCCCGACAAGATCACCTTCGGCGGCCCGATGCAGTTCACCTCCGACGACACCGTCGAGGAGGTTCTGGACCTGGTCGAGCGCCGTTTCGATAACAATTTTGGAGAGCTGCGCCCCTTCTGGTTCGCCACCGACCGGGGGCAGGCACGGCAGGCGCTCTCGCATTTCATCCGCAACGCGCTGCCCGATTTCGGCGACTTCCAGGATGCGATGCTTGCCGAGAACCGGTTCCTCTACCACTCGGTCATCTCGATGTACCTGAACGCGGGCCTGCTGACATGGCAAGAAATCTGCGATGCGGCGGCCGACGCCTACGCCAAGGGCGACGCGCCGCTCAACGCGGTCGAGGGGTTCATCCGCCAGATCATCGGCTGGCGCGAATACATGCGCGGCATCTATTTCCGTGAAGGCCCCGACTACACGCGCAAGAACTGGCTGAACCACCAGCGCAAGCTGCCTGGGTTCTACTGGGATGCGCAGACCGACATGCTCTGTGTCGCCAAGGCGGTCGAGCAGACGCGGGACGAGGCCTATGCCCACCACATCCAGCGCCTGATGGTGACGGGCAATTTCGCGCTGCTTGCCGGGATCGACCCGCATCAGGTGCATGAATGGTATCTGGCCGTCTATGCCGATGCCTATGAATGGGTCGAGGCCCCGAACGTGATCGGGATGAGCCAGTTCGCCGATGGCGGCATCGTCGGGTCGAAACCCTACGTCTCGGGCGGGAACTACATCAACAAGATGTCGAACTACTGCAAATCCTGCCGCTACGATGTCGCCGTCAAGACGGGCGAGGGGGGCTGCCCCTTCAACTACCTCTACTGGGGCTTCCTGCACCGCCACCGCGACCGGTTCGGCAAGAACCCCCGCATGGCCCAGATGTATCGCACCTGGTCGCGCATGTCGGATGACAAGCGTCAGGCCACGCTCGACAGCGCCGAGCGATTTCTCCAGCGGATGTCGCAGGGCGACCGTGTCTGA
- a CDS encoding SDR family NAD(P)-dependent oxidoreductase — MIDALVIGASGGIGRAMSDEMRARGGHVTALSRSENGLDVTDPAAVARVMGGLEGSFQTVFVSVGILAPEGVSPEKQLSAIDPAEMARVFAVNTVGVAHLLSYLPRLLPKQGRSVTGVLTARVGSIGDNRIGGWHSYRASKAALNQIVHGAAIELKRSHRDAIVAALHPGTVATPFTQGYDPKHGKLAPEEAARNLCDVMERLTRDQSGGFYDYAGKEIVW, encoded by the coding sequence ATGATTGATGCTCTCGTGATAGGTGCCTCGGGCGGGATCGGCCGCGCGATGTCGGATGAAATGCGCGCCCGCGGTGGTCATGTCACGGCCCTGTCGCGCTCGGAGAACGGGTTGGACGTGACCGACCCGGCCGCGGTCGCGCGCGTGATGGGGGGGCTCGAGGGGTCGTTCCAGACCGTGTTCGTTTCGGTCGGCATCCTGGCGCCCGAGGGCGTATCGCCCGAAAAACAACTGTCGGCCATAGACCCCGCCGAGATGGCCCGCGTCTTTGCCGTCAACACCGTCGGCGTGGCGCATCTGCTGTCATACTTGCCGCGGCTTCTGCCGAAACAGGGCCGCTCGGTCACGGGGGTCCTGACCGCGCGCGTCGGCTCCATCGGCGACAACCGGATCGGCGGCTGGCATTCCTACCGCGCGTCCAAGGCCGCGTTGAACCAGATCGTGCATGGCGCCGCGATCGAACTGAAACGCTCGCACCGCGACGCGATCGTGGCCGCGCTGCACCCCGGCACCGTCGCCACGCCCTTCACCCAAGGCTACGATCCCAAGCACGGCAAGCTGGCGCCCGAAGAGGCCGCGCGAAATCTCTGCGATGTGATGGAGCGGCTGACCCGGGACCAGTCCGGCGGGTTCTACGACTATGCCGGCAAGGAGATCGTCTGGTGA
- a CDS encoding 2-isopropylmalate synthase, translated as MTDKNRVLIFDTTLRDGEQSPGATMSHDEKLEIAALLDEMGVDIIEAGFPIASEGDFAAVSEIAGLAKSATICGLARANFKDIDRCWEAVKHAKSPRIHTFIGTSPQHRAIPNLSMDEMADRIHDTVTHARNLCDNVQWSPMDATRTEWDYLRRVVEIAIKAGATTINIPDTVGYTAPRESADLIRRLIAEVPGADEVVFATHCHNDLGMATANALAAVEGGARQIECTINGLGERAGNTALEEVVMAIRVRGDIMPFTTGIDTTKIMHISRRVSTVSGFNVQPNKAIVGKNAFAHESGIHQDGMLKSADTFEIMRPEDVGLAGTSLPLGKHSGRAALRAKLKDLGFDMVDNQLNDLFVRFKALADRKKEVFDDDLIALVTDAAAADQADHLELKFLRVICGTEAPQSADLTLRVGSEDKQVTAKGDGPVDAAFNAVKALYPHSARLQVYQVHAVTEGTDAQATVSVRMEEEGRIATGQSADTDTVVASVKAYVNALNRLKVRREKLGSDVKEVSYKDVG; from the coding sequence ATGACCGACAAGAACCGTGTCCTGATCTTCGACACCACCCTGCGCGATGGCGAACAGTCGCCCGGCGCAACGATGAGCCATGACGAGAAACTGGAGATCGCCGCCCTGCTCGACGAGATGGGCGTCGACATCATCGAGGCCGGCTTTCCCATTGCCTCGGAGGGCGATTTCGCAGCCGTGTCCGAGATCGCCGGACTGGCGAAATCCGCCACGATCTGCGGCCTTGCACGCGCCAATTTCAAGGATATCGACCGCTGCTGGGAGGCGGTGAAACACGCGAAATCCCCGCGCATCCATACCTTCATCGGCACCTCGCCGCAGCACCGGGCCATCCCGAATCTCAGCATGGACGAGATGGCCGATCGCATCCACGACACGGTCACCCATGCCCGCAACCTCTGCGACAACGTGCAGTGGTCGCCGATGGATGCTACACGGACCGAGTGGGATTATCTGCGTCGCGTCGTCGAGATCGCGATCAAGGCGGGCGCCACCACGATCAACATCCCCGACACGGTGGGCTACACCGCCCCGCGTGAAAGCGCCGATCTGATCCGCCGCCTGATCGCCGAGGTGCCCGGCGCGGACGAGGTGGTTTTCGCCACCCATTGCCACAATGACCTGGGCATGGCGACGGCCAACGCGCTGGCTGCGGTCGAGGGCGGCGCGCGGCAGATCGAATGCACGATCAACGGTCTGGGCGAACGCGCGGGCAACACCGCGCTGGAAGAGGTGGTGATGGCGATACGCGTGCGGGGTGACATCATGCCGTTCACCACCGGCATCGACACCACCAAGATCATGCATATCTCGCGCCGCGTCAGCACGGTGTCGGGGTTCAACGTGCAGCCCAACAAGGCCATCGTCGGCAAGAACGCCTTTGCACACGAATCCGGCATCCACCAGGACGGGATGCTGAAATCGGCCGACACGTTCGAGATCATGCGCCCCGAGGATGTGGGCCTGGCCGGCACCTCGCTGCCGCTGGGCAAGCATTCGGGCCGCGCTGCGCTGCGTGCGAAGCTGAAGGATCTGGGCTTCGACATGGTGGACAACCAGCTCAACGACCTGTTCGTGCGGTTCAAGGCGCTGGCCGACCGCAAGAAAGAGGTCTTTGACGACGATCTGATCGCGCTGGTCACCGATGCCGCCGCCGCCGATCAGGCCGATCACCTCGAGCTGAAATTCCTGCGCGTCATCTGCGGCACCGAGGCCCCGCAATCGGCCGATCTGACCCTGCGCGTGGGCAGCGAGGACAAGCAGGTGACCGCCAAGGGCGACGGGCCGGTGGATGCGGCCTTCAACGCGGTCAAGGCGCTCTACCCCCACAGCGCAAGGCTGCAGGTCTACCAGGTGCATGCCGTTACCGAAGGCACCGATGCCCAGGCCACCGTCTCGGTCCGCATGGAGGAAGAGGGCCGCATCGCCACGGGCCAGTCCGCCGATACCGACACCGTGGTGGCCAGCGTCAAGGCCTATGTGAACGCGCTCAACCGCCTGAAGGTGCGCCGCGAAAAGCTGGGCTCGGACGTCAAGGAAGTCTCCTACAAGGACGTTGGCTGA
- the mreC gene encoding rod shape-determining protein MreC, translated as MARERYDSYGRPVRRLVLAVLILLLIALVLVWRIDNPRVERIRAAITDRVVPNMEWAMSPITGMGRMLDEFQSYSRLFEQNQQLRRDLQQMRAWREAALQLEQENARLLDLNRVQLNPELTFVTGIVLADSGSPFRRSVLLNVGARDGILDGWATMDGLGVVGRISGVGERTARVLLLTDSNSRIPVTIQPSGQQALLMGDNSQTPLLDFLEAPEDINAGDRIITSGDGGLFPPGLLVGQVIVTSDRRLRARLAADLARLRFLRVMRSHPGTALDDPGDLIGPPWPLPGQATEAAERLVIDPESVAAEDGAGVSQ; from the coding sequence ATGGCACGCGAACGCTATGACAGTTACGGCCGGCCGGTGCGTCGCCTGGTTCTGGCGGTGCTCATCCTGCTGTTGATCGCGCTGGTTCTGGTCTGGCGCATCGACAATCCGCGCGTCGAACGCATCCGCGCCGCGATCACCGACCGCGTCGTGCCCAACATGGAATGGGCCATGTCGCCGATCACCGGCATGGGCCGCATGCTGGACGAATTCCAGAGCTATTCGCGCCTGTTCGAACAGAACCAGCAGTTGCGCCGCGACCTTCAGCAGATGCGCGCGTGGCGCGAAGCGGCCTTGCAACTGGAGCAGGAGAACGCCCGCCTGCTCGATCTCAACCGGGTGCAATTGAACCCGGAACTGACCTTTGTCACCGGCATCGTCCTGGCCGATTCCGGCAGCCCCTTTCGCCGGTCGGTCCTGCTGAATGTCGGCGCCCGCGACGGCATTCTGGATGGTTGGGCGACGATGGACGGCCTTGGCGTCGTCGGCCGAATCTCAGGCGTGGGCGAGCGCACGGCGCGGGTCTTGCTGCTGACCGATTCGAACAGCCGTATCCCGGTGACGATCCAGCCGTCCGGGCAACAGGCGCTCTTGATGGGCGACAATTCGCAAACCCCGCTGCTGGATTTCCTCGAAGCGCCCGAAGACATCAATGCCGGCGACCGCATCATCACATCGGGCGATGGCGGGCTGTTTCCCCCCGGCCTGTTGGTGGGACAGGTGATCGTCACCTCCGACCGACGCCTGCGCGCGCGACTGGCCGCCGACCTGGCGCGCCTGCGGTTTCTGCGCGTGATGCGCAGCCATCCCGGCACGGCACTGGATGACCCCGGCGACCTGATCGGCCCGCCCTGGCCCCTGCCCGGCCAGGCGACCGAGGCCGCAGAGCGCCTGGTGATCGATCCTGAATCCGTCGCCGCCGAAGACGGCGCAGGGGTGTCGCAATGA
- the mrdA gene encoding penicillin-binding protein 2, giving the protein MKRTQGEMEFSARTIGRRSVVLGGLFVATGGILAARMRHLQVERADDFRLLAEENRINIRLLPPARGLIFDRSGVLLAGNEQNYRITLVREDAGDVDAVLAELGRVVNLDLVALERAREEISRRPPFVPVTVADRLSWEELSSVAVNAPALPGVNPEVGLSRVYPMGADFAHVVGYVGPVSDYYLDQTGDTDPVLQIPDFQVGRYNVEARLEQPLRGSAGSRRVEVNAGGRVMRELDRDPATPGSDVQLTIDAGLQNYVEARLSDQSAGAVVMDCQTGEVLAVASAPTFDPNLFVRGISTTQWRGLNEDPYRPLANKATQGLYPPGSTYKMIVALAGLEAGVLDPDETVTCTGSIELGNRRFHCWKRGGHGRVNLIESLSQSCDVFYYDLAQRVGIEAISAMAVRLGCGIRHDLPLSGIAEGLAPTMAWKRANRGADWVVGDTLNASIGQGFVLTSPLQLAVMTARLATGRAITPWLVRSIDGVPEPRPEAADLGLSAENLALIHRGMWAATNDRRGTAFGSRVMEDAYAVAGKTGTSQVRNITAAERAAGVIANEDLPWERRDHALYVGYAPSETPRYAVSVVVEHGGGGAAVAAPIARDILLRAQVGDVPPPALYPVSQRREIEEMHRRLPILPEPPRPSGREATRRTPPQGDRA; this is encoded by the coding sequence ATGAAACGCACCCAAGGCGAGATGGAATTCAGCGCCCGCACCATCGGGCGCCGCAGTGTCGTTCTGGGCGGCCTTTTCGTGGCGACGGGCGGGATCCTGGCCGCGCGCATGCGACATCTTCAGGTCGAGCGTGCCGATGACTTCCGCCTGCTGGCCGAAGAGAACCGGATCAACATCCGCCTGCTTCCCCCGGCCCGTGGCCTGATTTTCGACCGCTCGGGCGTGCTGCTGGCGGGCAACGAACAGAATTACCGCATCACGCTGGTGCGCGAGGATGCTGGCGACGTGGACGCCGTGCTGGCGGAACTGGGGCGCGTCGTGAACCTCGATCTCGTGGCGCTGGAACGGGCCCGCGAGGAAATCTCCCGCCGCCCGCCATTCGTGCCGGTGACGGTCGCCGACCGGCTGAGTTGGGAAGAGCTGTCCTCGGTCGCGGTGAACGCCCCGGCCCTGCCCGGCGTGAACCCCGAGGTCGGCCTGAGCCGCGTCTACCCGATGGGCGCTGATTTCGCCCATGTGGTCGGCTATGTCGGCCCGGTCAGCGATTACTATCTCGATCAGACCGGGGACACCGACCCGGTGCTGCAGATCCCAGATTTCCAGGTCGGCCGCTACAATGTCGAGGCGCGGCTGGAGCAACCCCTGCGCGGCAGCGCGGGCAGCCGGCGGGTCGAGGTGAATGCCGGCGGCCGCGTCATGCGCGAGTTGGACCGCGACCCGGCCACGCCGGGTTCGGACGTGCAACTGACCATCGATGCGGGGCTGCAGAACTATGTCGAGGCGCGGCTGTCGGACCAGAGCGCCGGTGCCGTGGTCATGGACTGCCAGACGGGCGAGGTTCTGGCCGTGGCCTCGGCCCCGACCTTCGACCCCAACCTGTTCGTGCGCGGCATCTCGACCACGCAATGGCGCGGCCTGAACGAGGACCCCTATCGCCCGCTGGCCAACAAGGCGACGCAGGGCCTTTACCCGCCCGGATCGACCTACAAGATGATCGTCGCCCTGGCCGGGCTCGAGGCCGGTGTGCTGGACCCCGATGAAACGGTGACCTGCACCGGCAGCATCGAGCTTGGCAACCGCCGTTTCCATTGCTGGAAGCGCGGCGGCCACGGCCGTGTCAATCTGATCGAAAGCCTCTCGCAAAGCTGCGATGTCTTCTACTACGACCTTGCGCAACGCGTCGGGATCGAGGCGATCTCGGCCATGGCGGTGCGGCTCGGGTGCGGCATCCGCCACGATCTGCCCCTGTCCGGCATCGCCGAGGGGCTGGCCCCCACCATGGCCTGGAAACGCGCCAACCGCGGCGCCGACTGGGTGGTGGGCGATACGTTGAATGCCTCGATCGGGCAGGGTTTCGTCTTGACGTCGCCCCTGCAACTGGCGGTGATGACGGCGCGCCTGGCCACGGGGCGGGCCATCACGCCCTGGTTGGTCCGGTCGATCGACGGTGTTCCCGAACCGCGCCCCGAGGCGGCCGATCTGGGCCTGTCGGCTGAGAACCTGGCGCTCATCCATCGCGGCATGTGGGCGGCCACCAACGACCGGCGCGGCACCGCCTTTGGCAGCCGCGTGATGGAAGACGCCTACGCGGTCGCCGGCAAGACCGGAACCAGCCAGGTCCGCAACATTACGGCCGCCGAACGCGCCGCGGGCGTGATCGCGAACGAAGACCTGCCCTGGGAACGCCGCGACCACGCCCTTTACGTGGGCTATGCCCCCTCCGAAACGCCGCGCTATGCCGTCTCGGTGGTGGTGGAACATGGCGGCGGCGGGGCCGCCGTCGCCGCGCCCATCGCCCGCGATATCCTGCTGCGCGCGCAGGTCGGTGACGTGCCGCCACCCGCGCTTTACCCCGTCAGCCAGCGCCGCGAGATCGAGGAGATGCACCGCCGCCTGCCGATCCTGCCCGAGCCGCCGCGCCCCTCGGGCCGCGAGGCGACACGCCGCACGCCGCCCCAAGGGGATCGCGCATGA
- a CDS encoding 2-hydroxyacid dehydrogenase: MPGPVILFAAKSERWDQYEHPLRTALSEVGLSDAVLTTQAAPETVDYIVYAPNSRMQDFTPYTRLKAVLNLWAGVEDVVGNDTLRVPLARMVDHGLTEGMVEWVTGHVLRHHLGMDAHIHGQDGVWRAGIVPPLARDRSVTILGLGALGAACAGALAALNFDVHGWSRSPKTIDGITTHSGKAGLADALGKAEIIVLLLPDTSDTQNVLNADTLALMPTGAIVVNPGRGPLIDDDALLAALDTGRIGHATLDVFRTEPLPPEHPFWTHPKVTVTPHIASETRAASASRVIAENIRRGEAGEPLLHLVDRDLGY; this comes from the coding sequence ATGCCCGGCCCCGTCATCCTGTTCGCCGCGAAATCGGAACGCTGGGATCAGTACGAACATCCCCTGCGCACCGCTTTGTCCGAGGTCGGACTGTCCGATGCGGTGCTGACCACGCAGGCCGCCCCCGAAACGGTCGACTACATCGTCTATGCGCCCAACAGCCGCATGCAGGATTTCACGCCCTACACGCGTCTCAAGGCGGTTCTGAACCTCTGGGCCGGGGTCGAGGATGTCGTGGGCAACGACACCTTGCGCGTCCCCCTTGCGCGCATGGTGGATCACGGCCTGACCGAGGGTATGGTGGAATGGGTCACCGGCCATGTCCTGCGCCATCATCTCGGGATGGATGCGCATATCCATGGACAGGATGGGGTCTGGCGGGCCGGCATCGTGCCGCCGCTGGCCCGCGACCGCAGCGTCACGATCCTTGGGCTCGGCGCGCTCGGCGCGGCGTGCGCGGGGGCGCTTGCGGCGCTGAATTTCGACGTGCATGGCTGGTCGCGCAGCCCCAAGACCATCGACGGCATCACCACCCACAGCGGCAAAGCGGGGTTGGCTGACGCCCTCGGCAAGGCCGAAATCATTGTCCTGTTGCTGCCCGATACGTCCGATACGCAGAACGTGCTGAACGCAGACACGCTCGCCCTGATGCCCACTGGCGCCATCGTCGTGAATCCCGGACGCGGGCCGCTGATCGACGACGACGCTTTGCTGGCAGCCCTCGATACCGGCCGGATCGGCCATGCCACGCTGGATGTGTTCCGCACCGAACCGCTGCCGCCCGAGCATCCGTTCTGGACGCACCCCAAGGTGACGGTGACCCCTCATATCGCCTCGGAAACACGCGCCGCCTCGGCCAGCCGCGTGATTGCCGAAAACATCCGCCGAGGCGAGGCGGGCGAACCCTTGCTGCACCTCGTGGACCGTGACCTGGGCTACTGA
- a CDS encoding SseB family protein, with protein sequence MTTPLDQAHADMQAAPDDDAARLTYYDRLAASELFLLLAEEASGDRIRPRVFPTAEAQLVLAFDREERLSAFAGAAAPYAALSGRALAGLLAGQGLGLAVNLDAPSETVLDDAALGWLAETLENRPEEVEERPEEITAPAGLPDRLLAALDRRLAAAEGLARMAYLVGVTYGNGRRAHLLGFVDPIPGAEPSLARAVGEALTFSGLEAGVLDVGFFRPSDPVCARFARVGLRFDLPAAPVNAGANPGRDPDRPPKLR encoded by the coding sequence ATGACGACCCCGCTGGATCAGGCCCATGCCGACATGCAGGCCGCGCCCGACGACGACGCGGCGCGGCTGACCTATTATGATCGGCTTGCGGCCTCGGAACTGTTCCTGCTGCTCGCGGAGGAGGCATCGGGCGACCGCATCCGTCCGCGCGTCTTTCCAACGGCCGAGGCGCAGCTTGTCCTGGCGTTCGATCGCGAGGAGCGGCTGTCGGCCTTTGCCGGGGCCGCGGCGCCCTATGCGGCGCTATCCGGGCGCGCCCTGGCGGGGCTGTTGGCCGGGCAGGGTCTGGGTCTTGCGGTGAACCTGGATGCTCCGTCGGAAACGGTTCTGGATGATGCGGCGCTGGGCTGGCTGGCGGAAACGCTGGAAAACCGTCCCGAAGAGGTCGAAGAACGCCCCGAAGAGATCACCGCGCCCGCCGGCCTGCCGGATCGGTTGCTGGCCGCGTTGGACCGGCGCTTGGCCGCGGCCGAGGGGTTGGCGCGCATGGCGTATCTGGTGGGCGTCACTTACGGCAATGGCCGCCGCGCGCATCTGTTGGGGTTTGTCGATCCGATCCCGGGGGCAGAGCCGTCGCTGGCCCGCGCGGTGGGCGAGGCGCTGACCTTTTCGGGGCTGGAGGCCGGGGTGCTGGATGTGGGGTTTTTCCGACCCTCCGACCCGGTTTGCGCCCGCTTCGCCCGTGTTGGCCTGCGCTTTGATCTGCCGGCGGCGCCGGTCAATGCCGGGGCGAACCCTGGCAGGGACCCCGACAGGCCACCGAAACTGCGCTAA
- a CDS encoding ArsR/SmtB family transcription factor — MKQSDPSLSRLTLAATAFAALGSEARLAILRRLVRAGPKGLPIGQLGEDVGVTGSVLTHHLKQLVSAGLVVQRRDGRRILCSIDHARVEDLSRFLLDECCADLGGHVIPDDPHD; from the coding sequence ATGAAACAGAGCGACCCATCCCTTTCCCGACTCACACTGGCCGCGACGGCCTTTGCGGCCTTGGGGTCCGAGGCCCGGCTGGCGATCCTGCGCCGTCTTGTGCGCGCGGGCCCAAAGGGTCTGCCCATCGGACAACTCGGCGAGGATGTGGGGGTGACCGGCTCGGTTCTGACCCATCATCTGAAGCAACTGGTCTCCGCCGGTCTGGTGGTGCAGCGGCGCGATGGACGCCGGATCCTGTGCTCGATCGATCATGCGCGGGTCGAAGACCTGTCTCGCTTTCTCCTTGATGAATGCTGCGCCGACCTTGGCGGGCATGTGATACCGGATGACCCCCATGACTGA